A single genomic interval of Peribacillus sp. FSL H8-0477 harbors:
- a CDS encoding YozQ family protein produces MKNSKNNEPKTEKKGYFYNEETEGKNDSVTSGIDETHDQVMDGYYSGTIDQVDKKSDKH; encoded by the coding sequence ATGAAAAATTCTAAAAATAACGAACCAAAAACAGAAAAAAAAGGATACTTCTATAATGAAGAAACCGAGGGCAAAAACGATTCAGTAACATCAGGAATAGATGAAACCCATGATCAGGTCATGGACGGATATTATTCAGGCACGATCGATCAAGTGGATAAAAAAAGTGATAAACACTAA
- a CDS encoding MBL fold metallo-hydrolase, giving the protein MDDNGVGKKVLPVTSVTNGEGKFARDDLFCLPIQIVNVCFIGKKGAKDWVLVDAGMPNSAEMIIKEAESLYGTDVAPKAIILTHGHFDHIGAIVELVEHWKSPVYAHSLEMPYLTGIKDYPKPDPTVEGGMVAKMSGMFPNKGINLDNHVHQLPADGSIPDLPDWEWVHTPGHTPGHISLFRKSDKALLAGDAFVTVKQEDLYKVITQEKEFSGPPRYLTTDWPAAKKSVQTLEQLHPTVAITGHGVFVEGNELAEGLRNLSDNFDSIAKPDYGKYVDGKDTQ; this is encoded by the coding sequence ATGGATGATAATGGTGTTGGAAAAAAGGTACTGCCGGTAACTTCCGTCACAAATGGCGAAGGTAAATTTGCGAGAGATGATTTGTTTTGCCTGCCTATTCAAATCGTAAATGTTTGCTTTATAGGAAAAAAAGGTGCAAAAGACTGGGTATTGGTAGACGCAGGTATGCCTAATTCGGCAGAAATGATTATCAAGGAAGCTGAATCTCTGTATGGAACAGATGTTGCGCCGAAAGCCATTATTTTAACACACGGTCATTTTGACCATATAGGGGCAATTGTTGAGTTAGTCGAACATTGGAAATCACCAGTGTATGCGCATTCCCTTGAAATGCCTTATCTGACAGGGATCAAAGACTACCCGAAACCGGACCCTACGGTGGAAGGCGGGATGGTGGCAAAAATGTCGGGTATGTTTCCGAATAAAGGCATCAATTTGGATAATCATGTCCATCAATTACCTGCTGATGGCTCAATACCGGATCTGCCGGACTGGGAATGGGTGCATACGCCTGGTCACACACCCGGACACATCTCTTTGTTTCGGAAGTCAGATAAAGCGTTGCTTGCAGGTGACGCCTTCGTAACCGTAAAACAAGAAGATCTGTACAAAGTGATTACCCAAGAAAAAGAATTCAGTGGACCACCACGATACTTAACCACAGACTGGCCTGCAGCTAAAAAATCTGTTCAGACCCTTGAACAGCTGCATCCTACCGTTGCGATAACCGGACATGGTGTTTTCGTAGAAGGAAATGAACTAGCAGAGGGACTTAGGAACCTATCTGATAATTTTGATTCGATTGCAAAACCCGATTACGGAAAATACGTTGACGGAAAGGACACACAATGA
- a CDS encoding ABC transporter permease produces the protein MNKLIQNEMLKLLARKRLLIITAIVAILVAMFTYAQYKETQSQRERMGTIEWQSLLQQQIIDSQNRLGSSRISDEWRQQLQVSIKQSQYYLDNNINPSEPGAPTFVRMFIENSSDLFIPLLIMIIASDLVSSEHSLGSIKLLLTRPVQRWKILLSKYVVLLLSTSLIVLVTAALAYVISGAVFGYHGWTAPVITGFTVEGSNLNTSGVKLMNQWEFLFMEMGLVWFVAVVVGTLSFMLSVLIRSTAAGMGVMLAALISGMILSNMVSSWASAKYFFMVNLKLTSYLSGAAPPIEGMTLFSSVSVLFVWLVAALVVSFTVFSRQDVY, from the coding sequence TTGAATAAGCTGATTCAAAATGAAATGCTGAAACTGCTGGCAAGAAAACGTCTGTTAATTATCACGGCTATTGTAGCGATATTGGTTGCGATGTTTACGTATGCACAATATAAGGAAACCCAATCACAACGTGAACGAATGGGTACGATTGAGTGGCAGTCATTATTGCAGCAGCAAATTATTGATTCACAAAACCGACTCGGGTCTAGCCGTATTTCTGATGAATGGCGTCAGCAGCTTCAAGTTAGTATTAAACAATCACAATATTATCTTGATAATAATATAAATCCTTCGGAACCTGGTGCACCTACCTTTGTCCGAATGTTTATTGAGAACTCAAGTGACTTATTTATCCCACTGTTAATTATGATTATTGCCAGTGATTTGGTTTCTTCTGAGCATAGTCTAGGATCGATAAAGCTGCTCCTAACAAGACCAGTCCAGCGATGGAAAATACTTCTCAGTAAATATGTTGTGCTGTTGCTCTCTACTTCATTGATTGTTCTCGTCACGGCAGCATTAGCTTATGTCATTTCAGGCGCGGTTTTTGGCTATCATGGCTGGACAGCTCCTGTAATTACTGGTTTTACTGTTGAAGGAAGCAATCTCAATACAAGTGGAGTCAAATTGATGAATCAGTGGGAATTCTTATTTATGGAAATGGGATTAGTGTGGTTCGTGGCGGTTGTTGTTGGAACGCTGTCCTTTATGCTTTCAGTATTAATCCGCAGTACTGCAGCAGGAATGGGTGTCATGCTGGCCGCTTTAATTTCAGGAATGATTTTAAGTAATATGGTTTCGTCTTGGGCATCTGCTAAATATTTCTTTATGGTTAATCTTAAATTAACCAGTTATTTAAGTGGGGCTGCTCCGCCAATCGAGGGAATGACTTTGTTCTCATCCGTATCCGTTTTATTTGTTTGGCTGGTTGCAGCACTTGTTGTTTCTTTTACTGTTTTTTCTCGTCAAGATGTTTATTAA
- a CDS encoding ABC transporter ATP-binding protein: MTKTTLSVQNLTKKIGKRQIIKGISFELQAGEVFGFLGPNGAGKTTTIRMLVGLIKPTSGSMVVCGYNVRTHFTKAMEHIGCIVENPELYPYLTGKENLLHFARMLPNVPETRITEVVAMVGLEARIDEKVKTYSLGMRQRLGIAQAMLNHPKVLILDEPTNGLDPAGIREMRQFIRELAEQEGLSVLVSSHLLGEIQLLCDRVAIIKNGEIIQVDSVKNLLSSQEKMLWKVDPMEQGKAVLTQLTDVSETTDGYLVTAFEEKEIPKWNVQLINEGISVLEMNRKLPALEDLFLEVTGVGGSSIE; encoded by the coding sequence ATGACAAAGACAACTCTTTCCGTACAAAATCTAACAAAAAAAATTGGTAAACGGCAAATCATTAAAGGGATTAGTTTTGAATTACAAGCAGGTGAAGTATTCGGATTCTTAGGACCAAACGGGGCAGGTAAAACGACGACCATTCGGATGCTTGTCGGATTAATTAAACCGACATCAGGAAGTATGGTCGTTTGCGGCTACAATGTTCGCACGCATTTTACCAAAGCGATGGAGCATATCGGCTGTATCGTTGAAAATCCTGAGTTATACCCTTATCTAACAGGGAAAGAAAATCTGCTTCATTTTGCTAGAATGCTGCCGAATGTACCGGAAACAAGAATTACTGAGGTAGTGGCCATGGTTGGATTAGAGGCTAGAATTGATGAGAAAGTAAAAACATATTCACTTGGTATGCGTCAAAGACTGGGGATTGCACAGGCCATGCTAAATCATCCGAAAGTCTTGATTTTAGATGAGCCAACGAATGGGTTAGACCCAGCAGGAATTAGAGAGATGCGTCAATTTATCCGGGAGCTGGCTGAACAGGAGGGACTCAGTGTTCTAGTCTCCAGTCACCTTTTAGGCGAAATCCAGCTGTTATGTGACCGGGTAGCCATCATAAAAAATGGAGAAATTATTCAGGTGGATTCTGTAAAGAATTTACTTAGCAGTCAAGAAAAAATGCTCTGGAAAGTAGATCCGATGGAACAGGGGAAAGCCGTATTAACACAATTGACGGATGTCAGTGAAACCACGGATGGATATTTGGTTACCGCATTTGAGGAAAAGGAAATCCCAAAATGGAATGTACAGCTCATTAATGAAGGGATATCAGTTCTTGAAATGAACAGAAAACTTCCAGCCCTTGAGGATCTATTCCTTGAAGTGACTGGCGTGGGAGGTAGTTCAATTGAATAA
- a CDS encoding SGNH/GDSL hydrolase family protein → MIHLHTKKVRYITIFASIVCLFWLFCLGWAVQDYYSEASPVEIKQEEPEKAVDPGKFSLVALGDSLTRGTGDESGKGYVGLVTDDLKERFGKKISVHNLGVSGAVSSELKNQMEQKEIKRQLGEADAIMLTIGGNDLFQGGQTLMDIETAGIEDIQEKYLQNLKEVFTTIRSVNKQATVYMIGLYNPFIELEDNETTSSIVREWNFQTEDLASSFSDIVFVPTYDIFQLSVNDYLYTDKFHPNKEGYQLIAKRISPLIKWEEEKK, encoded by the coding sequence GTGATTCATCTGCATACGAAAAAAGTTAGGTACATAACGATTTTTGCTTCGATTGTCTGTTTGTTTTGGCTTTTTTGTTTAGGTTGGGCGGTTCAAGACTATTATTCAGAGGCTAGTCCCGTTGAGATCAAACAAGAGGAGCCGGAGAAAGCTGTTGACCCGGGCAAGTTTTCTTTGGTAGCACTTGGAGACTCCTTAACGAGAGGGACAGGTGATGAGTCAGGTAAAGGCTATGTAGGTCTCGTTACCGATGATTTAAAAGAACGCTTTGGGAAAAAAATTAGTGTTCATAATTTAGGCGTTAGTGGAGCGGTCTCGTCTGAATTAAAGAATCAGATGGAGCAGAAGGAAATTAAGCGCCAGCTGGGAGAAGCCGATGCAATTATGCTGACAATTGGCGGGAATGATTTATTTCAGGGTGGACAAACATTAATGGACATTGAGACAGCTGGAATAGAAGATATACAGGAAAAGTACCTGCAAAATTTAAAAGAGGTTTTTACCACAATTCGTTCCGTAAATAAACAGGCGACTGTATACATGATTGGGCTTTATAATCCCTTTATTGAATTAGAGGATAACGAAACGACCAGTAGTATCGTCAGAGAGTGGAATTTCCAGACGGAGGATCTGGCATCTTCGTTTTCAGATATTGTCTTTGTCCCAACGTACGATATTTTCCAACTATCTGTTAATGATTATCTGTATACAGACAAATTCCACCCTAATAAAGAAGGATATCAATTGATTGCAAAGCGAATTTCACCATTGATTAAATGGGAGGAGGAGAAAAAATGA
- a CDS encoding bile acid:sodium symporter family protein, with amino-acid sequence MNILTKISKTAGNTFAIWVLIFAGLAMWIPSGFTWIAPYISILLGIIMFGMGLTLSFDDFKAVLKQPKSVFIGVAAQFIIMPGLAYLLATGFNLSPEVAVGVILVGCCPGGTASNVMTFLAKGNTALSVAVTSVSTLLAPFLTPALTYLLASKWLPVSGTDMLLSIIQIVLIPIVLGLVVKLVFKTQATEVTKALPLVSVVTIVAVVAAVVSVNKEKILESGFLILGIVILHNVLGLAIGFLAARILKMPFADQKAISIEVGMQNSGLGAALATAHFSPLAAVPSAIFSVWHNISGPILATYWAKQADKKKVEPIETLDRIG; translated from the coding sequence ATGAATATATTAACAAAAATCAGTAAAACAGCTGGAAATACCTTTGCAATTTGGGTATTAATTTTTGCTGGATTGGCCATGTGGATCCCAAGTGGATTTACCTGGATTGCTCCATACATATCTATTTTACTTGGAATTATAATGTTTGGAATGGGTTTAACGCTCTCATTTGATGATTTTAAAGCGGTTTTAAAGCAGCCAAAGAGTGTATTTATTGGAGTGGCTGCACAGTTCATTATTATGCCAGGACTGGCTTATTTATTGGCCACAGGCTTTAACCTATCACCAGAAGTGGCAGTTGGTGTGATTTTAGTAGGCTGTTGTCCAGGAGGAACAGCTTCGAATGTTATGACCTTTTTAGCAAAAGGCAACACGGCACTATCAGTAGCGGTAACATCTGTTTCTACCTTGCTTGCTCCGTTCTTGACACCTGCTTTAACGTACCTATTAGCGAGCAAGTGGCTGCCGGTATCGGGGACTGATATGTTACTTTCGATTATACAAATTGTCTTAATTCCAATCGTATTAGGTCTTGTTGTTAAATTAGTCTTTAAAACACAGGCGACCGAGGTAACAAAAGCTTTGCCGCTTGTTTCGGTAGTAACAATTGTAGCAGTAGTGGCTGCAGTGGTTAGTGTTAATAAAGAAAAAATCCTTGAATCGGGATTTCTAATTTTAGGCATTGTGATCCTGCATAATGTACTGGGTCTTGCTATTGGTTTTCTAGCGGCAAGAATACTTAAGATGCCATTTGCGGATCAAAAAGCCATTTCAATTGAAGTGGGAATGCAGAATTCTGGACTTGGAGCGGCTCTCGCTACTGCACATTTTTCACCGTTAGCAGCTGTCCCAAGTGCAATCTTTAGTGTATGGCACAATATTTCTGGCCCTATCTTGGCAACGTATTGGGCAAAACAGGCTGATAAAAAGAAAGTAGAACCAATTGAGACACTTGATCGAATTGGGTAA
- a CDS encoding MFS transporter: MDKQTRNLLQFKGFYLFSFFAVGSLTPLLSVYLSEVEKMNGYQIGTIMSAGPIAMMFMQPIWGMVCDWSGKPAKILSLTTLLAGVLALGYLFIHDYQWLVMIAIILAIFQSAIIPVSDGISLQYATRVKANYGNLRLFGSLGFALAVFIMGRLAETIGLSVIFYSFFITLVISAYLALRLPEEPQSLAKPNLIFGVKELLSIKRFLIFLAITFLIFGPNLANNVYYGLFIEDRGGTYTGIGIAFLLAVLSEIPFMRAAGSWVKKIGLLPIVLIAAFSSLLRWALYYFEPSLNLVYFTSVMQGLSIGLFIPAGLQYLRKIVPVHIIVTAITFYSAIGNGLGNWFSTFTAGIIMEQADIYTVYLFFGVLSLFGVILTLWLIWLERKNR; this comes from the coding sequence TTGGATAAACAAACTAGGAATCTCCTGCAATTTAAGGGATTTTATCTTTTTTCTTTTTTTGCGGTAGGCAGTTTAACACCGCTCTTAAGTGTATATTTAAGCGAAGTTGAAAAAATGAATGGTTATCAAATTGGGACCATCATGTCGGCAGGTCCAATCGCAATGATGTTTATGCAGCCAATCTGGGGAATGGTTTGTGATTGGTCTGGAAAACCAGCGAAGATTTTATCTTTGACAACACTGCTTGCCGGGGTTCTTGCTCTCGGATATTTGTTTATTCATGATTATCAGTGGCTGGTGATGATTGCTATTATTCTAGCAATCTTTCAGAGCGCTATTATTCCTGTTTCAGATGGGATATCCCTGCAGTACGCAACCCGGGTCAAAGCCAATTATGGAAATCTTCGTCTCTTCGGTTCACTTGGCTTTGCACTAGCCGTGTTTATAATGGGGCGGCTGGCAGAAACAATTGGTTTGTCGGTTATTTTTTATAGTTTCTTCATTACGCTGGTGATTAGTGCGTATTTGGCTTTACGGCTGCCTGAAGAACCACAGAGTTTGGCAAAACCCAATCTAATCTTTGGTGTTAAAGAACTGTTATCAATCAAACGATTTCTCATTTTCCTAGCGATCACGTTTTTGATCTTTGGACCAAATCTAGCCAATAATGTTTACTATGGATTGTTTATAGAAGATCGCGGCGGTACCTATACAGGGATTGGAATTGCCTTCTTACTTGCTGTCTTGTCAGAGATTCCTTTTATGCGAGCAGCAGGCTCCTGGGTCAAGAAGATAGGTCTCCTGCCTATTGTTCTGATTGCTGCGTTTTCTTCGCTGCTTCGGTGGGCACTCTATTATTTTGAGCCGAGCTTAAATCTCGTTTATTTCACCTCAGTTATGCAAGGACTATCTATTGGCTTATTCATACCAGCAGGCTTACAGTACCTTCGAAAAATTGTGCCGGTTCATATAATAGTAACAGCCATCACGTTTTATTCTGCGATCGGCAACGGATTAGGCAACTGGTTTAGTACATTCACCGCAGGTATCATAATGGAACAAGCAGACATCTATACCGTTTATTTATTTTTTGGTGTACTGTCCTTATTCGGAGTGATCCTGACTCTTTGGCTAATCTGGTTGGAAAGAAAAAATAGATAG
- a CDS encoding ATP-binding protein — protein sequence MGQVFNSSNPILLLIACILTFIASYTALDLLTMLRTSKRNQKFLFLGSSFSMGTAVWTMNFFGILSFDHTGSTSYNISLTILSFVLGVALAAMGFLAVSADAISLRKVIECSMLLTMSVLSNYIIGMYSLNHNLTFHSGYLFISVLFIFSLFLFAFMLLYYSKHQKTGINYWHKPLSAFIMTGSIAEGHFLLTRSLPVKEPIETINQLMNDTSFVVYLVFFVAICIVAGLIATSTIISKRLAKSDQYVFDITYALDQSSIVAITDEKGIITKVNKGFCDISKYSEEELIGKTHRIVNSHYHSKEFFADLWSTIQKGEVWKGDIRNKAKDGSVYWVHTTIVPFRKRGEVYQYLSIRNDITEQKEVEKKLHQQDKLAAVGQLAAGVAHEIRNPLTSMKGYAEFLQLDEESEDRLEYLDIILDEIERVNLIVEEFMILSKPQIVNLENKNIVPILESVLSLVKFESEKRNIKIILKIENKMSLVACDENRLKQVILNFVKNAMEAMPGGGVLTVDLSQTNDQVRLAIQDTGIGISEDKLKKLGEPFFTTKKTGNGLGLMVSFKIIEGHNGDVLVESVVNRGTTFTIVLPLISSSELISMGETKLG from the coding sequence GTGGGGCAAGTATTTAATTCATCCAATCCAATCCTTTTGTTAATTGCATGTATTCTCACCTTTATTGCATCATACACAGCGCTGGATTTATTAACTATGCTGCGTACATCTAAACGTAATCAAAAGTTCTTATTCCTAGGGAGCAGCTTTTCGATGGGAACGGCTGTCTGGACGATGAACTTTTTTGGAATCCTATCCTTTGATCACACGGGTTCCACTTCTTATAATATATCGTTGACCATTTTGTCATTCGTACTAGGTGTAGCTTTGGCAGCTATGGGTTTTTTAGCGGTTTCGGCTGACGCAATATCTCTGCGAAAAGTAATAGAATGCAGCATGCTGCTTACGATGTCCGTATTATCCAATTATATTATTGGTATGTATTCATTAAATCATAATCTGACGTTTCATAGCGGTTATCTTTTTATCTCTGTATTATTTATCTTTTCCTTGTTTTTGTTTGCGTTTATGCTTCTTTATTATTCAAAGCACCAGAAGACAGGTATTAACTACTGGCATAAGCCATTGAGTGCTTTTATTATGACAGGATCTATTGCAGAAGGTCATTTTCTGTTAACCAGATCACTTCCTGTAAAAGAGCCGATTGAAACGATTAATCAACTGATGAACGATACGTCGTTTGTGGTGTATTTAGTGTTTTTTGTGGCCATCTGCATTGTTGCAGGGTTAATTGCCACAAGTACAATCATTAGTAAACGTTTAGCCAAAAGTGATCAATACGTTTTCGATATTACCTATGCACTGGATCAATCCTCTATCGTCGCAATTACGGATGAAAAAGGGATTATTACGAAAGTGAATAAAGGGTTCTGTGATATATCGAAATATAGCGAAGAAGAACTGATTGGAAAAACGCATCGAATTGTTAATTCTCACTATCACTCCAAAGAATTTTTTGCTGATTTATGGTCAACGATTCAGAAGGGAGAAGTTTGGAAGGGTGATATCCGTAACAAAGCAAAAGATGGAAGTGTTTATTGGGTCCATACCACAATTGTGCCCTTTCGTAAAAGAGGCGAGGTCTATCAATATTTATCCATCCGAAATGATATCACCGAACAGAAAGAAGTTGAGAAAAAACTACATCAACAGGATAAGCTCGCAGCTGTCGGACAATTGGCAGCCGGAGTCGCCCATGAAATTCGGAACCCATTAACATCCATGAAAGGATATGCTGAATTTCTACAACTCGATGAAGAAAGTGAAGACAGGCTGGAGTACCTCGATATCATTTTAGATGAAATAGAACGAGTCAACTTAATTGTTGAGGAATTTATGATTCTATCTAAACCGCAAATCGTAAACCTTGAGAATAAAAATATCGTTCCGATTCTCGAAAGTGTTTTATCCTTGGTTAAGTTTGAGTCAGAAAAGCGAAATATCAAGATCATACTAAAAATAGAAAATAAAATGAGCCTAGTTGCTTGTGATGAAAACCGCTTAAAGCAGGTCATTTTAAATTTTGTGAAGAATGCAATGGAAGCCATGCCTGGTGGAGGGGTCCTAACTGTAGATCTTAGTCAAACAAATGACCAGGTGCGCTTGGCGATTCAAGATACGGGAATTGGCATTTCTGAGGACAAGCTGAAAAAATTAGGAGAACCCTTTTTCACGACAAAGAAAACGGGAAATGGATTAGGATTAATGGTCAGTTTTAAAATTATTGAGGGCCATAATGGCGACGTACTTGTGGAAAGTGTAGTAAATAGAGGCACGACGTTTACCATTGTCCTTCCGCTTATATCATCTAGTGAATTAATCAGCATGGGGGAAACGAAACTTGGATAA
- a CDS encoding ATP-dependent DNA helicase, translating to MSEKFQLSVRSLVEYVYRQGSIQSGFKTNISLSEGTAAHQKLQSLYHEEDRKEVYLQTELTYRDMIFKIDGRCDGLLKANERITIDEIKSTLDWESVTENTYPVHWAQAKCYAFMYAEDTDLQEIQVQLTYVHPKSETIKVFQQTFLKTELAAFMKNLLKGIYPFAKWKSNHGNERRKSIEELKFPFQEYRHGQRKLAGAVFKTIGESKTLFAYAPTGIGKTISTIFPALKAMGENQLTKVIYVTAKTIARESAEDTYAVLVKQGLKAKVVTITAKDKICFHEEETCNPNECPFAQGYYNRLNEALLDVLEHEQLINRPIIEMYARKHTLCPFEFSLDLAYQADAIVCDYNYFFNPRVSLKRFDEKKRSVLLVDEAHNLVDRGREMFSAELIKSTFLSVKRSFISHKALSKAAKEINAWFITIRKQAEQQSWTEDTLPDGLLDLLNHFVEEAERLLITQISLDDSVLLETYFGVQSFLRIAKLYDTHYQTFYRVTKSEVEVKLFCLDPSHALDQMASSFKARVYFSATLHPLPFFTEMLGGKEGDYSITVASPFRKEQNDVYIKPLSTRFHDREKSYRPIIRLIEKMLEGKTGNYLIYFPSYQYMNAVFTEFKAVFSDDCMMQTSGMSEEERAAFLDAFQERDKGLFVGFAVLGGVFAEGINLIGNRLNGVFIIGVGMPQLGEERELMNKHFQRRGKNGFDYAYTYPGMNKVLQAGGRLIRSEQDYGMVILVDDRYLTAKYQGLLPEMWRDFTVL from the coding sequence ATGAGTGAGAAGTTTCAGCTATCAGTCCGGTCGTTAGTAGAATATGTATATCGTCAGGGAAGTATCCAGTCAGGGTTTAAGACCAATATCAGTCTTTCAGAAGGTACTGCAGCCCATCAAAAGCTGCAAAGTCTATATCATGAAGAAGATCGGAAGGAAGTCTATTTACAAACCGAACTAACTTACCGCGATATGATTTTTAAAATTGATGGAAGATGTGATGGACTCCTTAAAGCGAATGAACGGATCACAATTGATGAAATTAAATCAACTTTGGATTGGGAGAGTGTAACAGAAAATACCTATCCGGTTCACTGGGCACAGGCTAAATGTTACGCGTTTATGTATGCTGAAGATACTGATTTACAGGAAATTCAGGTACAGCTTACGTATGTGCATCCTAAAAGTGAAACAATAAAGGTATTTCAACAAACATTTTTGAAAACGGAGTTAGCCGCTTTTATGAAGAACTTGTTAAAGGGCATCTATCCATTTGCAAAATGGAAAAGCAATCATGGGAATGAACGGAGAAAAAGTATCGAAGAATTGAAATTCCCCTTTCAGGAATATCGTCATGGCCAGCGAAAGCTTGCAGGTGCCGTATTTAAAACGATTGGAGAAAGTAAAACCTTATTCGCCTATGCACCAACTGGAATTGGCAAAACTATTTCAACCATTTTTCCAGCGTTAAAGGCGATGGGTGAAAACCAGCTGACCAAAGTTATATATGTTACAGCTAAAACGATAGCAAGAGAGAGTGCTGAAGATACATATGCGGTATTAGTTAAGCAAGGTCTAAAAGCGAAGGTAGTAACGATTACAGCGAAAGACAAAATTTGTTTTCATGAGGAGGAGACTTGTAACCCTAACGAATGTCCGTTTGCACAAGGGTACTATAATCGCTTGAATGAGGCTCTGTTGGATGTACTAGAACACGAGCAGCTTATTAATCGTCCTATTATAGAAATGTATGCAAGAAAGCATACTTTATGTCCTTTTGAATTTTCATTAGATTTAGCTTATCAAGCCGATGCAATTGTTTGCGATTATAATTATTTTTTTAACCCAAGAGTTTCATTAAAGCGGTTTGATGAGAAGAAGCGGTCCGTATTATTGGTAGATGAAGCTCATAATCTCGTCGATCGAGGCAGAGAGATGTTCTCTGCAGAATTGATTAAATCAACCTTTCTGTCTGTAAAGCGCAGCTTTATAAGTCATAAAGCTTTGTCGAAAGCTGCAAAGGAGATTAATGCGTGGTTTATTACGATACGTAAGCAGGCTGAACAACAAAGTTGGACAGAAGATACATTACCTGATGGTTTACTGGATTTACTCAATCACTTTGTCGAAGAAGCTGAACGTCTGTTAATCACGCAGATTTCATTAGATGATTCGGTGCTTCTTGAGACATATTTTGGCGTCCAATCATTTTTACGGATTGCTAAATTATATGATACTCACTATCAAACCTTCTATAGAGTCACTAAAAGTGAAGTAGAAGTAAAGCTATTTTGTTTGGACCCTTCCCACGCGCTGGATCAAATGGCCAGCAGCTTTAAGGCGAGGGTTTATTTTTCTGCTACGTTACATCCGCTTCCTTTCTTTACAGAGATGCTTGGAGGCAAGGAGGGAGATTATTCAATCACAGTGGCTTCTCCTTTTCGCAAGGAACAAAACGATGTATATATCAAACCCTTATCCACGCGTTTCCATGATCGGGAAAAGTCATACAGACCAATTATAAGATTAATTGAAAAAATGTTAGAAGGCAAAACGGGTAATTATTTGATTTACTTTCCTTCTTATCAATATATGAATGCCGTATTCACAGAATTCAAGGCTGTTTTCTCTGATGACTGTATGATGCAAACAAGTGGTATGTCTGAAGAAGAAAGGGCAGCGTTCCTGGACGCCTTTCAAGAACGTGATAAAGGACTATTTGTAGGGTTTGCTGTTTTGGGAGGTGTGTTTGCAGAAGGGATTAATCTGATTGGAAATCGGCTCAATGGTGTTTTTATTATTGGTGTCGGAATGCCGCAGCTTGGCGAGGAGCGAGAACTAATGAATAAACACTTTCAAAGACGTGGGAAGAACGGATTTGATTATGCCTATACCTATCCAGGAATGAATAAGGTTCTTCAAGCAGGAGGTCGGTTAATTCGTTCTGAACAGGATTACGGGATGGTTATCTTGGTAGATGATCGATATTTGACAGCTAAATATCAAGGATTGCTGCCAGAAATGTGGAGGGACTTTACAGTTTTATGA